One Hydrogenophaga crassostreae genomic region harbors:
- a CDS encoding DUF3301 domain-containing protein, whose amino-acid sequence MSWFEIVSVVILGGLFWLWFESARVHEIAVARARSQCHVNGVQFLDDTVSLANIKLARDEGGRLALKRTYTFEYSDTGNNRQPGNIIMLGQVVQFLNFNPSLTGADITLH is encoded by the coding sequence ATGTCATGGTTTGAAATCGTCAGCGTAGTCATTCTGGGCGGTCTTTTCTGGCTGTGGTTCGAAAGTGCCCGTGTCCACGAGATCGCCGTGGCGCGCGCGCGCAGCCAGTGTCATGTGAATGGGGTGCAATTCCTCGATGACACGGTCTCCCTCGCCAATATCAAACTGGCACGGGACGAAGGCGGACGCCTCGCGCTCAAGCGCACCTACACCTTTGAGTACAGTGACACTGGCAACAATCGCCAGCCAGGCAACATCATCATGCTGGGCCAGGTCGTTCAGTTCCTGAATTTCAACCCGAGCCTGACTGGCGCGGACATCACCCTGCATTGA
- the glmS gene encoding glutamine--fructose-6-phosphate transaminase (isomerizing) — MCGIVAGVSGRDIVPVLVQGLQRLEYRGYDSCGVAVHAGGLKRARSTSRVAELVQQVQKEQIASGTAIAHTRWATHGAPAVHNAHPHFSHGVTPDGAGHVALVHNGIIENHDELRAELQAKGYVFESQTDTEVIAHLIDSLYDGDVFVALQGAVAQLHGAFALAVFHKDEPHRVVGARAGSPLILGVGSVDGVVGGEHFIASDAMALAGVTDQIVYLEEGDLVDLQLGRYWVTNAQGRAYEAAERPVKTVLAHSGAAELGPFRHYMQKEIFEQPRAIGDTLEGVETITPELFGDGAYSVFKDIDSVLILACGTSYYSGCTAKYWLESIARIPTQVEVASEYRYRTSVPNPRTLIVTITQSGETADTLAALRHAQSLGHKHTLTICNVSTSAMVRECKLAYITRAGVEIGVASTKAFTTQLAGLFLLTLALAQVRGVLTEEQEADHLKAMRHLPVALQAVLALEPQIIQWSEDFARMDNALFLGRGLHYPIALEGALKLKEISYIHAEAYPAGELKHGPLALVTSAMPVVTVAPNDTLLEKLKSNMQEVRARGGVLYVLADGDTRIKSAEGMHVIRMPEHYGALSPILHVVPLQLLAYHTALAKGTDVDKPRNLAKSVTVE; from the coding sequence ATGTGCGGCATCGTGGCGGGGGTTTCTGGGCGTGACATCGTCCCGGTATTGGTTCAGGGTTTGCAGCGGCTCGAATACCGTGGCTACGACTCTTGCGGTGTGGCCGTTCACGCCGGGGGCTTGAAGCGCGCCCGCAGCACATCGCGCGTGGCCGAGCTGGTTCAGCAGGTGCAAAAAGAACAGATCGCCAGCGGTACTGCCATCGCGCACACCCGCTGGGCCACCCATGGCGCGCCTGCCGTGCACAACGCCCACCCCCATTTCAGCCATGGCGTCACGCCCGATGGCGCGGGCCATGTGGCTTTGGTCCACAACGGCATCATTGAAAACCACGACGAACTGCGCGCAGAGTTGCAGGCCAAGGGCTACGTATTTGAAAGCCAGACCGACACCGAAGTCATCGCCCACCTGATCGACTCGCTCTACGACGGCGATGTGTTCGTGGCTTTGCAGGGCGCGGTCGCCCAGTTGCACGGTGCGTTTGCATTGGCCGTGTTTCACAAAGACGAGCCGCACCGGGTGGTGGGCGCCCGGGCGGGTTCACCGCTGATTCTGGGCGTGGGCTCGGTGGATGGCGTGGTTGGCGGCGAACACTTCATCGCCAGCGATGCGATGGCGCTGGCGGGCGTCACCGATCAGATCGTCTACCTCGAAGAGGGTGATCTGGTGGATCTGCAGTTGGGCCGCTACTGGGTGACCAATGCGCAAGGGCGCGCCTATGAGGCAGCAGAGCGCCCGGTCAAAACCGTGTTGGCGCACAGCGGCGCGGCCGAGCTGGGCCCTTTTCGCCATTACATGCAGAAAGAGATCTTCGAGCAGCCGCGCGCCATCGGCGATACGCTGGAAGGTGTTGAAACGATCACGCCCGAGCTGTTTGGTGACGGCGCCTACAGCGTGTTCAAAGACATCGACAGTGTGCTGATCCTGGCGTGTGGCACCAGCTACTACAGCGGCTGCACCGCCAAATACTGGCTGGAATCGATCGCGCGCATTCCCACCCAGGTGGAAGTGGCCAGCGAATACCGCTACCGCACCAGCGTGCCCAACCCGCGCACGCTGATCGTCACCATCACCCAGAGCGGCGAGACCGCCGACACCCTCGCCGCGCTGCGCCACGCCCAGAGCCTCGGCCACAAACACACGCTCACGATCTGCAACGTGTCGACCAGTGCCATGGTTCGGGAATGCAAGCTGGCCTACATCACCCGTGCGGGCGTGGAAATTGGCGTTGCCTCAACCAAGGCCTTCACCACCCAGCTTGCCGGCCTGTTCCTGCTCACGCTGGCGCTCGCCCAGGTGCGTGGCGTGCTGACCGAAGAGCAGGAAGCCGATCACCTCAAAGCCATGCGCCACCTGCCCGTAGCGCTGCAGGCTGTGTTGGCGCTGGAGCCTCAGATCATCCAATGGTCAGAAGACTTTGCCCGCATGGACAACGCGCTGTTCCTCGGCCGCGGTCTGCATTACCCGATCGCCCTGGAAGGCGCCTTGAAGCTGAAAGAGATCAGCTACATCCACGCCGAGGCTTACCCAGCCGGTGAGTTGAAGCACGGCCCACTGGCGCTCGTGACCAGTGCCATGCCCGTGGTGACGGTGGCGCCCAACGATACCCTGCTGGAAAAACTCAAAAGCAACATGCAAGAGGTGCGTGCGCGAGGCGGCGTGCTCTATGTATTGGCCGACGGCGATACCCGCATCAAGAGCGCCGAAGGCATGCACGTGATCCGCATGCCAGAGCACTACGGTGCATTGAGCCCCATCTTGCACGTTGTGCCGTTGCAATTGCTGGCGTACCACACAGCCCTGGCCAAGGGCACGGATGTTGACAAGCCCCGCAACCTCGCGAAGAGTGTGACGGTGGAGTGA
- a CDS encoding Lrp/AsnC family transcriptional regulator — translation MNQISIDEIDIRLLDLLQTDASLSNQTLAERAHVSAPTALRRIKRLREVGLIDRQVALLQPDRLASVLGHGLTALIEITLERQGSENLDAFEARALADDAVQQCYRVSPGPDFILVVHSPDMPGHLALTQRLFTNDANVRNVKAFFSVKRAKFDPRIALVPVKLGQQVHT, via the coding sequence ATGAATCAAATATCGATCGACGAGATTGATATTCGCTTGCTGGATCTGCTGCAAACCGACGCATCCTTGAGCAATCAGACCCTTGCCGAGCGGGCCCACGTGTCTGCGCCCACAGCCCTGCGCCGAATCAAGCGGCTGAGAGAGGTGGGCTTGATTGATCGGCAGGTGGCCCTTTTGCAACCGGATCGCCTGGCGTCTGTTCTGGGTCACGGGCTCACCGCACTGATCGAAATCACGCTGGAGCGGCAAGGCAGCGAGAACCTGGATGCGTTTGAGGCCCGCGCACTCGCTGACGATGCGGTGCAACAGTGCTATCGGGTCAGCCCTGGGCCCGACTTCATCCTTGTGGTGCACTCGCCCGACATGCCCGGGCACCTCGCGCTCACACAACGTCTGTTCACCAATGATGCCAATGTGCGCAACGTAAAGGCATTTTTCTCCGTCAAACGTGCAAAATTCGACCCCCGAATCGCCCTTGTTCCAGTTAAGCTTGGACAGCAGGTCCACACGTAA
- a CDS encoding DUF2726 domain-containing protein, whose amino-acid sequence MSSLWIAIAATVVAVGLIAAGVWAYQRRSSTSTGRDDRYTPERIMVPEHASMLTYLHDTFPGQVVLPQVKLRDMLSVRRASDRKRAMQRLEKQQVDFVVCNPDGRPMFAFDIEQYHLSDAKAKAFQVKIKNRILKTAGVRFVFLKNGIHRMPSPNDFRKQLDLAALPQPKPSPENDPNSSDSMRQQLESKFSEFDQLFPNTGFRESEVMGLSGIMDLEVDEIDRNARQRPPTLRQRA is encoded by the coding sequence ATGTCGTCTTTGTGGATCGCCATTGCCGCCACAGTGGTTGCGGTGGGATTGATCGCCGCCGGTGTCTGGGCCTACCAACGCCGTTCGAGCACCTCCACCGGCCGTGATGACCGCTACACACCCGAGCGCATCATGGTGCCGGAACACGCCAGCATGCTCACCTACCTGCACGACACCTTCCCCGGGCAAGTCGTTCTGCCCCAGGTCAAACTGAGAGACATGCTGTCGGTCAGGCGCGCATCCGATCGCAAGCGGGCGATGCAACGCCTGGAAAAGCAACAAGTTGATTTTGTGGTCTGCAACCCCGATGGGCGCCCGATGTTCGCCTTTGACATCGAGCAATACCACCTGAGCGATGCCAAGGCCAAAGCCTTTCAGGTCAAGATCAAGAACCGCATCCTGAAAACGGCTGGCGTTCGTTTCGTATTTCTCAAGAACGGCATCCACCGCATGCCCTCGCCCAACGATTTCCGCAAACAACTGGATCTGGCGGCTTTGCCTCAGCCCAAACCCAGCCCGGAAAACGACCCCAACAGCAGCGACAGCATGCGCCAGCAGTTGGAGTCGAAGTTTTCAGAGTTTGATCAACTGTTCCCCAACACGGGCTTTCGGGAATCGGAAGTCATGGGCCTGAGCGGCATCATGGACCTGGAAGTCGATGAAATCGACCGCAATGCGCGCCAAAGGCCGCCCACACTGCGTCAGCGCGCCTGA
- the glmU gene encoding bifunctional UDP-N-acetylglucosamine diphosphorylase/glucosamine-1-phosphate N-acetyltransferase GlmU, which yields MSFPVDVVVMAAGKGTRMKSGKPKVLHRLGGRALAQHVIDTAAGVSARSVVVITGHGAEAVEAGLAAHAGTELKYVRQEPQLGTGHAVQQALPALADDGVVLVLNGDVPLIEASTLQSLIEASGGQHLVLLTVEAGDATGYGRVIRAPGRLESVLAIVEEKDATVEQRAVTEWYSGVLAAPAALLRQLLGMLKNDNSQQEFYLTDIVKHAVSLGKSVYGLTTHDGVQVAGVNSPVQLAELERAYQLRGARALMEKGVRLADPARLDVRGALMCGADVEIDVNVVFEGRVSLGDGVRVGANCVISNAAIGAGAVIHPFTHIDGEKLGVGVGPGALIGPFARLRPGAQLGAQVHIGNFVEVKNSTLADGAKANHLTYIGDATVGERVNVGAGTITANYDGANKHRTVIEADAHIGSNSVLVAPVTIGAGGTVGAGSVISKDTPPGSLAVARGKALVVPNWSRPAKMKP from the coding sequence ATGTCGTTCCCTGTTGATGTGGTTGTGATGGCGGCGGGCAAGGGCACGCGCATGAAAAGCGGTAAACCCAAAGTGTTGCACCGTTTGGGCGGACGCGCTTTGGCCCAGCATGTGATCGACACGGCAGCCGGGGTATCGGCCCGCTCGGTGGTGGTGATCACCGGCCACGGTGCTGAGGCTGTCGAGGCGGGGCTGGCTGCTCATGCGGGCACGGAATTGAAGTACGTGCGCCAGGAACCACAATTGGGCACCGGCCACGCAGTGCAGCAGGCTTTGCCGGCATTGGCCGACGATGGGGTGGTTTTGGTGCTCAATGGGGATGTGCCGCTGATCGAGGCGTCGACCCTTCAAAGCTTGATAGAGGCCAGCGGTGGCCAACACCTTGTTCTTCTCACCGTTGAGGCCGGGGACGCAACGGGATATGGCCGTGTGATTCGCGCGCCGGGGCGACTCGAATCGGTGCTGGCGATCGTGGAAGAAAAAGACGCCACTGTCGAGCAGCGTGCCGTCACCGAGTGGTACAGCGGTGTGCTGGCTGCACCCGCCGCCTTGCTCAGACAGTTGCTGGGGATGCTCAAGAACGACAACAGCCAGCAGGAGTTTTACCTGACCGATATCGTGAAGCACGCTGTGAGTTTGGGAAAGTCCGTTTATGGACTGACCACCCACGACGGGGTTCAAGTGGCGGGGGTCAACAGCCCGGTGCAATTGGCCGAGCTGGAGCGGGCATACCAGCTGCGCGGGGCCAGGGCATTGATGGAGAAAGGCGTGCGCCTGGCCGATCCGGCTCGGCTTGACGTGCGCGGCGCATTGATGTGTGGCGCGGATGTAGAGATTGATGTCAACGTGGTGTTTGAAGGCCGCGTGAGCCTGGGCGATGGCGTGCGCGTGGGGGCGAACTGTGTGATTTCGAATGCGGCCATCGGCGCCGGTGCGGTGATCCACCCGTTCACCCATATCGATGGAGAAAAGCTTGGCGTGGGTGTGGGTCCGGGCGCCTTGATCGGGCCGTTTGCGCGCTTGCGCCCCGGTGCCCAACTGGGGGCGCAAGTGCACATCGGCAATTTTGTGGAGGTCAAGAATTCCACCCTGGCCGATGGCGCCAAGGCGAACCACCTCACCTACATTGGCGATGCCACCGTGGGTGAGCGCGTCAACGTCGGTGCTGGCACGATCACCGCGAACTACGACGGCGCCAACAAGCACCGCACCGTGATCGAGGCCGATGCGCACATCGGCAGCAACAGTGTGCTGGTGGCGCCGGTCACGATTGGCGCAGGCGGCACCGTGGGCGCGGGCTCGGTGATCAGCAAAGACACGCCGCCGGGCAGCCTGGCGGTGGCACGGGGCAAAGCGCTGGTGGTTCCGAACTGGAGCCGGCCGGCGAAGATGAAGCCTTGA
- a CDS encoding DUF6279 family lipoprotein, which yields MESARRWLRRAALCAGTFVLLTALGGCSAVRLAYGQAPSLAYWWIDDFVDLTDGQSTVLRQDIDAFFAWHRAQELPLYAERLTQWQSMATQDTTADKSCQQFEVLRAAYQRSIERAIDPLARLAVNLKPDQLQHLARHHVKSNKKFASEWLDDGVQARKERLYGKALDRYETLYGDLSQAQRTLLKVRTDASGFDPQRVQTERKRRQADLLATLKQAQAQPAEAAGLLRQWHTRVLSSPDASYAAYSKALIRQGCDQYAALHNTTSPEQRAHAVGVLKGYETDLLALTRPD from the coding sequence ATGGAATCCGCAAGGCGCTGGCTTCGCAGAGCTGCGCTGTGCGCAGGAACCTTCGTTCTGCTCACCGCCCTGGGCGGATGCAGTGCGGTTCGCCTGGCCTATGGGCAAGCACCCAGTCTGGCCTATTGGTGGATCGACGATTTTGTCGATCTCACCGACGGGCAGTCCACCGTGTTGCGCCAGGACATCGATGCCTTCTTCGCGTGGCACCGCGCCCAGGAGTTGCCGCTGTATGCCGAACGCTTGACGCAATGGCAATCCATGGCCACCCAAGACACCACGGCAGACAAAAGCTGCCAGCAGTTCGAGGTGTTGCGTGCCGCCTACCAGCGAAGCATCGAGCGCGCCATCGATCCCCTGGCGCGCCTGGCCGTCAACCTGAAGCCCGATCAACTCCAGCACCTGGCGCGACACCATGTAAAAAGCAACAAGAAGTTTGCCAGCGAATGGCTGGACGATGGCGTTCAAGCCCGCAAAGAGCGCCTGTACGGCAAAGCGCTGGACCGATACGAAACCCTCTACGGCGACCTCAGCCAGGCCCAGCGCACCCTGCTCAAGGTGCGCACCGACGCCAGCGGCTTTGACCCACAGCGCGTGCAAACCGAGCGAAAGCGCCGCCAAGCCGATCTGCTCGCCACCCTGAAACAGGCTCAAGCCCAGCCCGCCGAGGCCGCCGGCCTCTTGCGCCAATGGCATACACGAGTACTCAGTTCACCCGATGCCAGCTACGCGGCCTATTCCAAAGCCCTCATTCGCCAGGGCTGCGACCAATACGCTGCGCTGCACAACACCACCAGCCCCGAACAGCGCGCGCATGCTGTCGGCGTGCTCAAGGGCTACGAGACCGACCTGCTGGCTCTCACACGGCCGGACTGA
- a CDS encoding GntR family transcriptional regulator, with protein MISSTQIAQRIIDAVLAQRLAPGARLGEQALSLLFDCSRTQVREALMRLAAKGIVTVSSRRGWYVVQPSHDEAREAFEARRVIEMGLIRQAQPMSKTAITRLRQHLKQEKLALKGSDIGQRSYLLGDFHVCLAECLGNQLLADTLRDFTARTTLIAMLYQSTHDAEQSCEDHVAIVQALGQGDTTLAERLMQAHIGQVQAALRLVAPSDPIAHLREALAPLQERSPSPAVGKPRKRSLSISPTSTEPSTYLGALL; from the coding sequence GTGATCAGCTCCACCCAAATTGCTCAACGCATCATCGACGCCGTTCTGGCCCAGCGCCTGGCTCCCGGCGCGCGCCTGGGAGAGCAGGCGCTGTCGCTGCTGTTCGATTGCAGCCGAACCCAGGTGCGCGAGGCGCTGATGCGGCTGGCAGCCAAGGGCATCGTCACGGTGAGTTCGCGCCGTGGCTGGTATGTGGTGCAACCCTCGCACGACGAGGCCCGAGAGGCGTTTGAAGCGCGGCGAGTGATCGAGATGGGCCTGATTCGCCAGGCCCAGCCCATGAGCAAAACCGCCATCACACGGCTGCGCCAACACCTCAAACAAGAAAAGCTCGCCCTCAAAGGCAGTGATATCGGCCAGCGCAGCTACCTGCTCGGCGATTTCCATGTCTGCCTGGCCGAATGCCTGGGCAACCAGTTGCTCGCCGACACCCTTCGCGACTTCACCGCCCGCACCACCCTGATCGCAATGCTCTACCAATCAACCCACGATGCCGAACAGTCGTGTGAGGACCATGTGGCCATCGTGCAAGCCTTGGGGCAGGGAGACACAACGCTGGCCGAGCGCCTCATGCAAGCCCACATCGGCCAGGTTCAGGCCGCACTGCGCCTGGTCGCGCCCAGCGACCCCATCGCCCATTTGCGCGAAGCCCTCGCGCCCCTGCAAGAGCGTTCGCCCTCACCTGCGGTCGGCAAACCGCGCAAACGCAGCCTATCCATTTCCCCCACCTCAACCGAACCCTCAACCTACCTAGGAGCCTTGTTATGA
- a CDS encoding transporter substrate-binding domain-containing protein, translated as MTPTKRQFIAAALAAASLSSLGSAHAQSALDDVMKAKLIKIAVPTDFPPYGFVGTDLQPQGLDVDMANYIAAKLAVKIELVPVTSANRIPYLQTKKADLVISTLGKNPERSKVIDFTAAYSPFFQAVFAPKTMAIKGFEDLAGKSVGVTRGAIEDQELTKIAPTNADIKRFEDNNATVSAFISGQVQLIATGASVAGNMMARNPQLGAEYKLLLKDSPNFIGVAKGEDALRLKVNDIIAAAKTSGDIDTIAKKWLGRPAGQLPE; from the coding sequence ATGACCCCCACCAAACGCCAGTTCATCGCCGCCGCCCTTGCCGCCGCCTCTCTCTCCAGCCTTGGCAGCGCCCACGCCCAGTCCGCGCTTGACGACGTGATGAAGGCCAAGCTCATCAAGATCGCCGTGCCAACCGACTTCCCGCCGTACGGTTTCGTCGGCACCGACCTTCAGCCCCAGGGCCTCGACGTGGACATGGCGAACTACATCGCCGCAAAACTGGCAGTGAAGATCGAGCTGGTTCCCGTGACCAGCGCCAACCGCATTCCCTACCTGCAAACCAAGAAGGCCGATCTCGTGATTTCCACGCTGGGCAAGAATCCCGAGCGTTCCAAGGTCATCGATTTCACCGCCGCCTACTCGCCGTTTTTCCAAGCCGTGTTCGCCCCCAAAACCATGGCGATCAAAGGCTTTGAAGACCTCGCTGGCAAATCCGTGGGGGTAACGCGGGGTGCGATTGAAGACCAGGAATTGACCAAAATTGCCCCGACCAACGCCGACATCAAGCGTTTTGAAGACAACAACGCCACCGTCTCGGCCTTCATCTCGGGTCAGGTGCAACTCATCGCCACCGGCGCATCGGTCGCGGGCAACATGATGGCGCGCAACCCGCAGCTCGGCGCCGAATACAAGCTGCTCCTGAAAGACAGCCCCAACTTCATTGGCGTGGCCAAGGGCGAAGACGCGCTGCGCCTCAAGGTCAACGACATCATCGCCGCCGCGAAAACCTCGGGCGATATCGACACCATAGCCAAAAAATGGCTGGGTCGCCCAGCGGGCCAGTTGCCCGAATAA
- a CDS encoding amino acid ABC transporter permease has protein sequence MLIELDFPAVLAQWPILAKGVAWTLGLTAVSTAIGLVIGTLCAWARSGKPIWLQWLVGAYVELVRNTPFIVQLFFVFFGLPAMGVKLTPELASVIAMVINLGAYSAEIIRAGIEATPKGQFEAAASLALSKVQTFVHVVLPPALKKVWPALTSQIIIVMLGSAVCGQISTEELSFAANLIQSRNFRAFEAFIIATGIYLVLSIGVRGLLNWAGPRYLFGGRRG, from the coding sequence ATGCTGATCGAACTCGACTTTCCAGCCGTCCTGGCCCAGTGGCCGATTCTCGCCAAAGGCGTGGCGTGGACGCTCGGCCTCACCGCCGTCTCCACCGCCATCGGCCTGGTCATCGGCACGCTCTGCGCCTGGGCGCGCAGCGGCAAGCCTATCTGGCTGCAGTGGCTGGTGGGCGCGTATGTGGAACTGGTCCGCAACACGCCCTTCATCGTTCAACTGTTCTTTGTCTTCTTCGGGTTGCCCGCCATGGGCGTCAAGCTCACGCCAGAGCTCGCCTCGGTGATCGCCATGGTGATCAACCTCGGCGCCTACTCGGCTGAAATCATCCGCGCCGGTATCGAGGCCACGCCGAAAGGCCAGTTTGAAGCGGCGGCCAGCCTGGCGCTGTCCAAGGTGCAAACCTTCGTTCATGTGGTGTTGCCGCCCGCACTCAAGAAGGTGTGGCCCGCGCTGACCAGCCAGATCATCATCGTCATGCTCGGCTCGGCCGTTTGCGGCCAGATCTCCACCGAAGAGCTGAGCTTTGCGGCCAACCTGATTCAAAGCCGAAATTTCCGCGCGTTCGAAGCCTTCATCATCGCCACGGGCATCTATTTGGTGCTGTCGATCGGCGTGCGCGGCCTGCTCAACTGGGCTGGGCCCCGCTATTTGTTTGGAGGCCGACGTGGTTGA
- a CDS encoding amino acid ABC transporter permease, whose product MVDFSLWDILRNLLLAARWTVALSLIAFVGGGVVGLFLLVARTARWPGAGPLVAGYVQLFQGTPLLMQLFLAYFGLALFGVDTSAWTAAAVALTLYTSAFLVEIWRGCVAAIPKGQWEAAQSLALNFREQLRYIVLPQATRIAIAPTVGFLVQVVKGTALASVIGFVELTKAGTMITNATFQPFLVYSFVALLYFALCFPVSLAARRLERKLHALR is encoded by the coding sequence GTGGTTGATTTTTCCCTCTGGGACATCTTGCGCAATCTGCTGCTCGCCGCCCGCTGGACGGTCGCGCTCTCGCTGATCGCCTTCGTGGGCGGCGGTGTGGTGGGCCTCTTTCTGCTGGTCGCGCGCACCGCGCGCTGGCCCGGCGCCGGGCCCCTCGTCGCGGGCTACGTTCAGCTCTTTCAAGGCACGCCCCTGCTCATGCAGCTCTTCCTCGCCTACTTCGGCCTGGCGCTGTTCGGCGTCGATACCTCGGCCTGGACCGCCGCCGCCGTGGCGCTCACGCTCTACACCAGCGCCTTCTTGGTTGAAATCTGGCGCGGCTGCGTGGCAGCCATTCCCAAAGGGCAATGGGAAGCGGCACAAAGCCTGGCGCTGAATTTCCGCGAACAGCTGCGCTACATCGTCTTGCCGCAAGCCACCCGAATTGCCATCGCGCCCACCGTGGGCTTTCTGGTTCAAGTGGTCAAAGGCACGGCGCTGGCCTCTGTGATCGGCTTCGTGGAACTCACCAAAGCCGGCACCATGATCACCAACGCCACCTTCCAGCCCTTCTTGGTCTACAGCTTCGTCGCTTTGCTGTATTTCGCGCTGTGTTTCCCGGTCAGTCTGGCCGCGCGCCGTCTTGAAAGAAAACTCCATGCCCTCCGCTGA
- a CDS encoding amino acid ABC transporter ATP-binding protein, with protein MATPNRHGPIVEIQQLRKSYGSNEVLKGIDLQVAPGEVIAIIGKSGSGKSTLLRCINGLEEFQSGALSVDGQPLLHGNAAAMRELRQHVGMIFQSFNLFPHLSVGKNVMLAPGLVKKTDPTAGEAKARQLLVRVGLGEKFDAFPDQLSGGQMQRVAIARALAMAPSVLLCDEITSALDPELVGEVLRVVESLAVEGMTLLMVTHEMSFARKVSNRVIFMHQGRVHEMGPPAELFGRPQTPELQQFLASITD; from the coding sequence ATGGCCACCCCCAACCGCCACGGCCCCATCGTTGAAATCCAGCAACTGCGCAAGTCTTACGGCAGCAACGAGGTGCTGAAAGGCATCGACCTGCAAGTGGCCCCCGGCGAAGTGATCGCCATCATCGGCAAGAGCGGCTCGGGCAAAAGCACACTGCTGCGCTGCATCAACGGGCTGGAGGAATTCCAGTCGGGCGCACTCAGCGTGGACGGCCAGCCCCTGCTGCACGGCAACGCCGCCGCCATGCGCGAACTGCGGCAACACGTCGGCATGATCTTCCAGAGCTTCAATCTGTTCCCCCATCTCTCGGTGGGCAAAAATGTGATGCTGGCGCCGGGTCTGGTGAAAAAAACCGACCCCACTGCTGGCGAAGCCAAGGCCCGCCAACTGCTCGTCCGAGTGGGCCTGGGCGAAAAGTTTGACGCCTTTCCCGATCAGCTCTCGGGCGGCCAGATGCAGCGCGTGGCGATTGCGCGGGCGCTGGCCATGGCACCCAGCGTGTTGCTGTGCGACGAAATCACCTCCGCGCTCGATCCCGAGCTGGTGGGTGAAGTGTTGCGGGTGGTGGAATCGCTGGCCGTTGAAGGCATGACACTCTTGATGGTGACCCACGAAATGAGCTTCGCCCGCAAGGTGAGCAACCGCGTGATCTTCATGCACCAGGGCCGCGTACATGAAATGGGCCCGCCCGCCGAGCTGTTTGGCCGCCCGCAGACGCCCGAGCTGCAACAGTTCCTAGCCTCGATCACAGACTGA